Proteins from one Dysgonomonas sp. HDW5A genomic window:
- a CDS encoding glycoside hydrolase family 28 protein encodes MKRNIFILIILFSFVCNLFASTYNVRDYGAKGDGKQIDSPAINKAIEAATANGGGTVFIPAGTYASYSIRLQSNIHLYLDAGSVIMAAYPEKDSGYDLAEENEHNHFQDFGHSHWENSLIWGIGLENITISGQGLINGQGLTREESRLPGVGNKAISLKLCKNVTIKDVSMLNCGHFALLATGVDNLTISNVKVDTNRDGFDIDCCRNVRISDCSVNSPWDDAIVLKSSYALGFFRDTENVTITNCFVSGFDKGSLLDASFQRDEPQAPDQGYVTGRIKFGTESSGGFKNITISNCTFERCRGLALESVDGGSLEDITITNITMRDIVNAPFFLRLGSRLRSPKGTPVGNISRVTISNVNVYNADSRYASIISGVPDHQINDVQLSNIRILYKGGGTKEDAQLLPPENEALYPEPWMFGTIPASGFFIRHAKNIELNNIQVDFMKPDYRPSLWVKDAENIRLINYRSKVAKGVEPYALHNVDGFKEELSEVTEF; translated from the coding sequence ATGAAAAGAAATATATTCATCCTTATTATTCTATTCAGTTTTGTTTGTAATTTGTTTGCATCAACATATAATGTACGTGATTATGGAGCAAAAGGGGATGGAAAACAAATAGATTCTCCTGCCATAAACAAGGCGATTGAGGCTGCCACTGCTAATGGAGGCGGAACTGTTTTTATTCCTGCCGGAACGTATGCAAGTTATTCGATTCGATTGCAGAGTAATATACATCTGTATCTGGATGCAGGATCAGTTATTATGGCTGCCTATCCCGAAAAAGATAGCGGTTATGATTTGGCTGAGGAGAATGAACATAATCACTTTCAGGACTTTGGACACAGTCATTGGGAAAACAGTCTGATCTGGGGTATAGGTCTCGAAAATATCACGATAAGCGGACAAGGTTTAATAAATGGACAAGGCTTAACCCGTGAAGAAAGCCGTTTACCCGGAGTTGGGAACAAAGCAATCAGTTTGAAACTGTGTAAAAATGTAACTATCAAAGATGTTTCGATGCTTAATTGCGGACACTTTGCATTGCTTGCTACAGGCGTTGATAACCTGACGATCAGTAATGTAAAAGTAGATACCAATCGCGATGGTTTCGATATAGACTGTTGCCGCAATGTACGTATTTCCGATTGTTCGGTAAATTCGCCTTGGGACGATGCTATTGTTTTGAAAAGCAGCTATGCACTAGGATTTTTTCGGGATACCGAAAATGTGACTATAACCAATTGCTTTGTAAGTGGATTCGATAAAGGTTCGTTATTGGATGCTTCTTTTCAACGAGATGAGCCACAGGCTCCTGATCAGGGCTATGTAACAGGACGCATAAAATTCGGCACAGAATCGAGTGGAGGATTCAAAAATATCACCATTTCGAATTGTACATTTGAACGATGCAGAGGCTTGGCTCTCGAATCGGTAGACGGTGGAAGCCTCGAAGATATTACCATCACCAACATTACTATGCGTGATATTGTAAATGCTCCTTTCTTTTTGCGTTTAGGCTCTCGTTTAAGAAGCCCTAAGGGAACACCTGTGGGGAATATCTCACGAGTAACGATCAGTAATGTAAATGTTTATAATGCCGATTCTCGTTATGCAAGCATAATAAGCGGAGTACCCGATCATCAGATTAATGATGTTCAATTGAGTAATATTCGAATATTGTATAAAGGTGGAGGTACAAAAGAAGATGCGCAATTACTACCTCCCGAAAATGAGGCTCTGTATCCTGAGCCTTGGATGTTCGGAACCATTCCGGCTTCGGGATTCTTTATCCGCCATGCTAAAAATATCGAACTGAATAATATACAGGTCGATTTTATGAAACCCGATTACCGCCCGTCGTTGTGGGTAAAAGATGCAGAGAATATCCGATTAATAAACTATCGTTCAAAAGTAGCCAAAGGTGTAGAGCCTTATGCCTTGCACAATGTAGATGGCTTTAAAGAAGAGTTGAGCGAAGTCACAGAATTTTAA